The genomic interval CCAGAACTTTGAGCATACGGCCCTGCTCGAACAGCGCTGCGATGACATCTTCATACAGCGGCTCGCCCAGGGAGCCGGGCTCTTTGGTTCTGTCGAGAACGGTAACGGATTTGACGCTGGCCGGGATCGCATCCACGAATGCCTTTGCGCTGAAGGGGCGGTAGAGGTGAACCTTCACCATGCCGACCTTCTCGCCGCGTGCGTTCATGTAGTTGACAGCCTCTTCCGCAGCCTCTGCGCCGGAGCCCATCAGCACGATGACTCTCTCGGCATCCGGTGCGCCGACATAGTCGAACAGGTGATAAGCGCGGCCGAATTTCTTGGCGAACTCATCCATCGTGTTCTGGACGATCTCGGGCGTCGCCAGGTAGTATTTATTTGCAGCTTCGCGGTTCTGGAAGTAGATATCCGGGTTCTGCGCCGTGCCCTGCTGATGCGGATGCTCGGGGTTGAGCGCCCGGGCGCGGAATTCCTTGACGGCATCCCAATCGATCATGGAAGCGAGATCGTCATAGTCCAGCATCTCGATCTTGGAAACCTCGTGGGAGGTTCTGAAACCATCGAAGAAGTTGACGAACGGAACTTTCGCCTTGAGCGTGGAAAGGTGCGCAATCGCGGCCATATCCATAACTTCCTGCACGGAGTTGCCGCAGATCATGGCAAAGCCGGTCTGGCGCGCGGCCATAACGTCTGCATGATCGCCAAAAATGCTCAGCGCGTGAGCAGCCAGCGCTCTTGCGGAAACATGGAACACGCAGGGCAAAAGCTCGCCGGAGATTTTGTACATGTTGGGGATCATGAGCAGCAGGCCCTGAGAAGCCGTGAAGGTGGAAGTGAATGCGCCGGCAGCCAGCGAACCGTGCACAGCGCCCGAAGCGCCCGCCTCGCTCTGCAGCTCAGACATCTTCATTCTCTGGCCGAAGATGTTTTTTCTTCCCTGAGCAGCCCATTCATCGCATGCCTCCGCCATGGGCGAAGAAGGCGTGATGGGGTAGATGGCGCCGACATCGGAAAACGCATAAGCAACATGCGCGGCCGCTGTGTTACCATCAATCGTTAATTTTTGTGCCATTGATTATAGCCCTCCAATTTGGAATATTTGGAAATTGCCGGATGCCCCGGCAGCCTGTACATAACAGCTAAAAAACGCGTTGCATCAAAAAAGAAGCTGCGTTTTGATCAGCATCTTTATTATAGCTTATCCGGCGGTTTTTCGTCAAGGGATAACGGGGCGGAAAAAGCCTGTAAAATAGGAAAAAAAGGGGCTTTTCTGCGGGGCCGGCAGCCCGGGAAAGCGGCCCGCAAACCCGGAGAGGGCGGGCAGAAAAGGGCGGAGCGGCAAGAAAAGAAAGAGCTGTTTTTGAGCAGGGGAGGGGGAAAGATGAGCCGAGGCAGCAAAAAAGCGGGGCAGCCTGCCCCGCTTCTGTTTTCGGTTTAATGCCCAGCCGGGCGCAAGGGATCGCGCGCCGCGGTAACATCCAAGAATGGCTTGTAAATTTCCCGATACTCATTCAGTGCCGTGCCATCCATCGTGCGGCGGTCCATGAGCAGCGTGCCGTCCTTCATCTCCCAGTTGATGGCGTTTTTAGAGCCAACGCCGCAGAAGAGCTTGAAGCCGGCATTTTTGAGCACCTCGATGCGCGGATCCTCGTTGGGAATGCGCGCGCCGAAGGGCCAGATGAAGACCGGCGTCTCCCCGACGATGTTCTGCACTTCGTTCTGCCACTTCTGCGTGTCGTCCTGCACTTTTTCCAGCGAGGCGTTGGCGAAGTTGGTGTGGCTGTAGCTGTGGCTTGCAAACGTCCAGCCGTGCTCTTTTAAGACGGCCACAACCTTCTTGGCCTCCTCAATTTCCGATTCTCTGTTTTCGCTCTGCCGGTTGGTCCGGTAGCCCAGCACGCCGGCAAAGCCCGTCAGCGCGATGACGCCCTTGGCGCCGTTGTGGCTGAAATCCGGGTGCTCCTTGCAGAACTGCTCGATGATGGGGATGAACTCGTTGTCGTAGCTGATGACTTCCTCGCCGTTTAAGTGCTTGGTGTAGGAGGCCAGTTCGCCGTTTTCATCCACGATGATCTTATCCACCATGCCGCAGTGCATTTTGCGCGAATCGTAGACCACGTCGTCAAACGACATGATGAGCGGCTTTTTGCCCTCGGGCAGCATCAGCTTGTCGGCCCAGGCGAACGTCTTGCCGTCGCCGCTGGGGTTTTCGATGCAGATGGCGGGGTCGACCAGAATAAAGCCGTAGTCGTAGAGCGCCTGGAGGAAATGCTTGAACTCATAGGGCGTGATGCAGTCCTTCCAATAATACTCTGTGTTTGTCTCTACTGTGATCTCCGGGAACGCGATGAGCGCGTGCGTGAACCAGTGCTCCACGATGCCTGTATACTCCACCAGCTTGACTTCCTTGGACTGCTTGATTCCCTGGTATTTTTCCAGCGCCGCGCTGAGCCGCTCGCTCTGCGTATAGGAAAGCCCCTGATTCAAGACGGCGATAGAGGCG from Christensenellaceae bacterium 44-20 carries:
- a CDS encoding polysaccharide deacetylase family protein; this translates as MSYRSRLRRRERRRKHIIIAACSVLAAAVVVVAGIFIIKAVKKTPDKEGDAKPVASVLTSADELMQSGDFDGALALLAATPEDNENHAAAMEKIADLCIQRADALYAEDETAYDASIAVLNQGLSYTQSERLSAALEKYQGIKQSKEVKLVEYTGIVEHWFTHALIAFPEITVETNTEYYWKDCITPYEFKHFLQALYDYGFILVDPAICIENPSGDGKTFAWADKLMLPEGKKPLIMSFDDVVYDSRKMHCGMVDKIIVDENGELASYTKHLNGEEVISYDNEFIPIIEQFCKEHPDFSHNGAKGVIALTGFAGVLGYRTNRQSENRESEIEEAKKVVAVLKEHGWTFASHSYSHTNFANASLEKVQDDTQKWQNEVQNIVGETPVFIWPFGARIPNEDPRIEVLKNAGFKLFCGVGSKNAINWEMKDGTLLMDRRTMDGTALNEYREIYKPFLDVTAARDPLRPAGH